A single window of Cottoperca gobio chromosome 9, fCotGob3.1, whole genome shotgun sequence DNA harbors:
- the ankrd39 gene encoding LOW QUALITY PROTEIN: ankyrin repeat domain-containing protein 39 (The sequence of the model RefSeq protein was modified relative to this genomic sequence to represent the inferred CDS: inserted 2 bases in 1 codon) has translation MASDRQHCSCCSHPASSPSVHQTLSEMDFERGIWSSAMDGDLQRVKYLVQKGTDXCCVFLSQHYAGCSGHHAVCKFLLENRACASPQTPGGATPLHRSAYCGHLDVVRLLLQHRADPMLCDDDGASPLHKAAERGHEEVCQLLLEHSAALCSQVNKRLQLPFQLAPQGDLQELLKPPQ, from the exons ATGGCGTCCGATAGACAACATTGTTCGTGTTGCTCCCATCCAGCCTCCTCTCCCAGTGTTCACCAGACGCTGAGTGAAATGGATTTTGAACGAG GTATCTGGTCTTCTGCAATGGATGGGGACCTGCAGAGGGTCAAGTACTTGGTCCAAAAAGGCACAGA ttgttgtgtatttttatcTCAGCACTATGCAGGTTGCAGTGGTCATCACGCCGTCTGCAAGTTTCTCCTTGAGAATCGTGCTTGTGCATCTCCCCAGACACCAGGCGGAGCCACGCCGCTCCATCGATCGGCCTACTGCGGTCATCTGGATGTGGTTAGACTCCtgctgcagcacagagcagATCCAATGCTCTGTGACGACGACGGTGCATCCCCATTACATAAG GCTGCAGAACGAGGTCATGAAGAGGTGtgtcagctgctgctggagcacaGTGCTGCACTCTGCAGCCAGGTGAACAAGAGGCTCCAGCTACCCTTCCAGCTGGCACCGCAGGGAGATCTGCAGGAGCTCTTAAAACCCCCTCAGTGA
- the kctd9a gene encoding BTB/POZ domain-containing protein KCTD9a — MLAHMFRDKDVWGNKQDKHGAYLIDRSPEYFEPILNYLRHGQLIINEGINIRGVLEEARFFGIERLAEQLEVALKNTQPPEDHSPISRKEFVRFLLATPTKSELRCQGLNFSGADLSRLDLRYINFKMANLSRCNLTHANLCCSNLERADLSGANLDGANLQGVKMLCSNAEGASLKGCNFEDPSGLKANLEGANLKGVDMEGSQMPGINLRVATLKNATLKNCNLRGATLAGTDLENCDLSGCDLQEANLRGSNVKGAIFEEMLTPLHMSQSVR; from the exons ATGCTTGCTCACATGTTTCGAGACAAAG ATGTGTGGGGGAACAAGCAGGACAAGCACGGGGCTTACCTGATCGACCGCAGCCCCGAATACTTTGAGCCTATTCTCAACTACTTGCGACACGGTCAGCTCATCATCAATGAAGGCATAAATATACGAG GCGTCCTCGAGGAGGCTCGCTTCTTTGGAATTGAGCGACTTGCCGAACAGCTGGAAGTAGCACTTAAG AACACACAGCCACCGGAGGACCACTCTCCCATTTCCCGTAAGGAGTTTGTTCGCTTTCTTCTGGCAACACCCACCAAATCCGAGCTCCGCTGTCAG GGTCTTAACTTCAGTGGCGCGGATCTGTCCCGACTTGATCTGCGCTACATTAATTTCAAGATGGCTAATCTCAGCCGCTGCAATCTGACACATGCCAACCTGTGCTGCTCCAATCTGGAGCGGGCGGATCTTTCTGGAGCCAACCTGGAT GGTGCTAACTTACAAGGAGTGAAGATGCTCTGCTCCAATGCAGAGGGAGCTTCTCTCAAAGGATGCAATTTTGAAGATCCGTCTGGATTGAAGGCCAACCTGGAAG GCGCTAACCTGAAGGGGGTTGACATGGAAGGAAGCCAAATGCCCGGCATCAACCTGCGTGTGGCCACTCTGAAAAACGCAACGCTGAAGAACTGTAACCTGCGGGGAGCCACTTTAGCGGGGACGGATCTCGAG AATTGTGACCTGTCCGGCTGCGATCTGCAAGAAGCGAACTTGAGAGGCTCCAATGTGAAAGGAGCCATTTTTGAAGAGATGCTGACCCCTCTGCACATGTCCCAGAGTGTCAGATAA
- the LOC115013052 gene encoding progonadoliberin-1-like — translation MAPKNLALWLLLVGAVLPQGRAQHWSYGLSPGGKRDLDILSDTLDNLVEAFPHVDTPCSVLGCAEESLFPKIYRTKGFLGSVPGRDNGHRTDELKTETEKMMII, via the exons ATGGCTCCAAAGAACTTGGCACTGTGGCTGCTCCTTGTGGGCGCAGTGTTGCCACAGGGCCGCGCTCAGCACTGGTCATACGGACTGAGCCCAGGAGGGAAGAGGGACCTGGACATCCTTTCAGACACACTGGATAAT CTCGTTGAGGCGTTTCCTCACGTGGACACGCCCTGCAGTGTTCTGGGTTGTGCAGAGGAATCACTCTTTCCCAAAATCTACAGAACGAAAGGATTTCTT GGCAGCGTCCCCGGCAGGGACAATGGGCACAGAACTGATGAACtgaaaactgaaactgaaaaaatgATGATTATTTGA